A genomic segment from Lutibacter sp. A80 encodes:
- a CDS encoding DUF3472 domain-containing protein, translating to MKKNLDISLIIVYLYSVVILVTSCSKNNQDSPIIEEPTPPVTEEPEQSEGPTTDDLIIFIPCEGNSWVVDNPTATKNMVVEGGIKNWSNTTDKIRTYFYATATGDIDVGLNAKFTGTTKLKVTLGNVSKEISFEASSTTIKHVIATFNITEIGYHYVELEGVSKTGNTFGEISDIILGDTVWTSHIDYVEADWFYWGRRGPSVHLKFDEPAGKDITWFYNEITVPEGSDPIGSYFMANGFSSGYFGMQVNSETERRILFSVWSAYDTQDPSQIPKEYTVLPLGYGEGVTVGEFGNEGSGAQSYFVYDWKPDVTYKFLLKGESNAENSIDYTAYFYAPEIGDWKLIASFRRPFPTGAHLTGLHSFLENFETKTGSLTRKANYSNQWMYDTEGNWSEATSAKFTIDNTGASGVRFDYDGGSEGDSFYLRNCGFFSDNKKANTQFIRPSEGVTPIIDFSALEVPELPVEASYTYLDSASWSVIEYSSQEDNGGEGTTGLAKDIIDGDITTYWHSCWVGDCTATSPHYIIVDMGMLKSVDGFGFVQRQSLSRTVKDIEIQVSTDNLTWESLGDFSIDKTIVTQNINVNNTKAFRYFKFIAKSSHDGTENAAMAEIKAYIFD from the coding sequence ATGAAAAAAAATCTAGACATATCTTTAATAATTGTTTATTTATATAGTGTTGTAATATTGGTGACTTCTTGTAGTAAAAACAATCAAGATAGTCCAATTATTGAAGAACCAACCCCTCCAGTTACAGAAGAACCTGAACAATCAGAGGGTCCAACTACAGATGATTTAATAATTTTTATACCCTGTGAAGGAAATAGTTGGGTGGTTGATAATCCAACAGCTACAAAGAATATGGTGGTAGAAGGAGGAATTAAAAACTGGTCAAATACTACTGATAAAATTAGAACTTATTTTTATGCTACAGCTACAGGAGATATAGATGTTGGGCTGAATGCTAAATTTACAGGAACCACTAAACTAAAAGTAACACTGGGTAATGTTTCTAAAGAAATATCTTTTGAAGCTTCAAGTACTACTATTAAACATGTGATTGCCACTTTTAATATTACAGAAATAGGGTACCATTATGTAGAATTAGAGGGTGTTTCTAAAACAGGAAATACATTTGGAGAAATTTCAGATATTATATTAGGTGATACTGTTTGGACTTCACATATTGATTATGTAGAAGCAGATTGGTTTTATTGGGGAAGAAGAGGTCCGTCTGTTCATTTAAAATTTGATGAACCAGCAGGTAAAGATATTACTTGGTTTTATAATGAAATAACTGTACCAGAGGGTAGTGATCCTATAGGTTCCTATTTTATGGCAAATGGATTTTCTTCAGGTTATTTTGGGATGCAAGTAAATTCAGAAACTGAAAGACGAATTTTATTTTCGGTATGGAGTGCTTACGATACGCAAGATCCAAGTCAAATACCAAAAGAATATACAGTTTTACCATTGGGTTATGGTGAAGGAGTTACTGTAGGTGAATTTGGAAATGAAGGTTCTGGAGCACAAAGTTATTTTGTGTACGATTGGAAACCAGATGTAACGTATAAATTTTTATTAAAAGGAGAATCTAATGCAGAGAATTCTATTGATTATACGGCATACTTTTACGCACCTGAAATTGGAGATTGGAAATTAATAGCAAGTTTTAGAAGACCATTTCCTACAGGTGCACATTTAACAGGGTTGCATTCGTTTTTAGAAAATTTTGAAACTAAAACTGGAAGTTTAACTAGAAAAGCGAACTATTCAAACCAATGGATGTATGATACTGAAGGGAATTGGAGTGAAGCTACTTCAGCCAAATTTACAATAGATAATACTGGTGCTAGTGGAGTTCGCTTCGATTATGATGGAGGTTCAGAAGGAGATTCTTTTTATTTAAGAAATTGTGGTTTTTTTAGTGATAATAAAAAAGCAAATACGCAATTTATTAGACCATCAGAAGGTGTTACTCCTATTATAGATTTTTCAGCTTTAGAAGTGCCTGAGTTGCCAGTTGAAGCTTCTTATACATATTTAGATAGCGCATCTTGGTCTGTAATTGAATATAGCTCACAAGAAGATAATGGAGGAGAGGGAACTACAGGTTTAGCTAAAGATATTATTGATGGTGATATTACTACATACTGGCACTCTTGTTGGGTTGGTGATTGTACAGCAACATCACCTCATTATATAATTGTTGATATGGGAATGTTAAAGTCAGTAGATGGTTTTGGTTTTGTTCAAAGGCAATCTCTATCAAGAACTGTAAAAGATATTGAAATTCAGGTGAGTACTGATAATTTAACTTGGGAAAGTTTAGGAGATTTTTCAATTGATAAAACTATAGTTACACAAAATATTAATGTAAACAATACTAAAGCATTTAGGTACTTTAAGTTTATTGCAAAATCTTCACATGATGGAACAGAAAATGCAGCTATGGCTGAAATAAAAGCATATATTTTTGATTAA
- a CDS encoding substrate-binding domain-containing protein, with protein MKKYTIKDIAQLAGVSKGTVDRVLHKRGKVSEIALEKVTKILNEIDYRPNPIAKNLKNNKIYKLAVILPDAQKDSYWQPCTGAIKEVENEFQHFGIEIKKYVFDATETNTFIETSLEVIDTQPDAILMVPLFQKEASKIVAKCTENNIKVSTFNNFIDSNYSNNFIGQDLYQSGRVAAKLMDMLLKKGTIGIIHIDEDYQNATHLQEKEKGFRSYFKSLKNSNYKITTVNLNYKKSEVFNTSIQEFLEKNPTINGVFVTISKSYVVVEALKEKANTIAIVGYDLVKKNIDYLKQGQIDFLIHQNPKQQVYLGLSYLVEHFLFDKQIPSQLLLPLDIINSENIEGYLT; from the coding sequence ATGAAAAAATATACGATTAAAGATATTGCTCAACTTGCAGGTGTTTCTAAAGGGACTGTTGATAGAGTTTTACATAAGCGTGGAAAAGTTTCTGAAATTGCTTTAGAAAAAGTAACAAAAATTTTAAATGAAATTGATTACAGACCAAATCCAATTGCTAAAAATTTAAAAAATAATAAAATATATAAATTAGCTGTAATTTTGCCAGATGCACAAAAAGACTCTTACTGGCAGCCTTGTACAGGAGCAATAAAAGAAGTAGAAAACGAGTTTCAGCATTTCGGTATTGAAATTAAAAAGTATGTTTTTGACGCAACAGAAACAAATACATTTATTGAAACTTCATTAGAAGTTATAGATACCCAACCAGATGCTATTTTAATGGTGCCATTATTTCAAAAAGAAGCATCAAAAATTGTTGCAAAATGCACTGAAAATAACATAAAAGTATCTACATTTAATAACTTTATTGATTCAAATTATTCGAATAATTTTATTGGTCAAGATTTATATCAAAGCGGAAGGGTAGCTGCAAAATTAATGGATATGTTGCTAAAAAAAGGCACTATTGGAATTATACATATAGATGAAGATTACCAAAATGCAACGCATTTACAAGAAAAAGAAAAAGGGTTTAGAAGTTATTTTAAATCGTTAAAAAATTCAAATTACAAGATTACCACTGTTAATTTGAATTATAAAAAATCAGAGGTTTTTAATACATCAATACAAGAATTTTTAGAAAAAAACCCAACAATAAATGGTGTTTTTGTAACAATCTCTAAATCTTATGTAGTTGTTGAAGCTCTAAAAGAAAAAGCAAACACTATTGCTATTGTTGGTTACGATCTTGTTAAAAAAAATATTGATTATTTAAAACAAGGACAAATTGATTTTTTAATCCACCAAAACCCTAAACAACAAGTATATTTAGGCCTAAGCTATTTAGTTGAGCATTTTTTATTTGACAAACAAATTCCATCGCAACTTTTATTGCCTTTAGATATTATTAATTCTGAAAATATTGAAGGTTATTTAACCTAG
- a CDS encoding sugar phosphate nucleotidyltransferase: MKASNLKPTLVILAAGMGSRYGGLKQLDTFTPEGATIIDFSIYDALQAGFGKFVFIIRKSFEKEFKAIFDKKLEGKAEVVYVFQEIDDVPEQYQNPERTKPWGTGHALLMTKDVVKENFAIINADDFYGKEAFKIMAQELVKIDPNSYNFNMMGYLLKNTVSEHGFVSRGECEVDENGFLTEINERLHIEKVNNHLIRKDENGVFVPIDGEAVVSMNFWGFTPKCFEFGITLFKEFLEENKGNLKAEFFIPLIVNEILKSGKATVEVLKSDAKWFGVTYKEDKEIVQKEIELLQKNKSYPAKLW, encoded by the coding sequence TTGAAAGCAAGTAATTTAAAGCCAACTTTAGTGATTTTAGCAGCAGGTATGGGAAGCCGTTATGGAGGGCTAAAACAGCTTGATACTTTTACTCCTGAAGGTGCAACTATTATAGACTTTTCTATTTATGATGCATTACAAGCCGGATTCGGTAAATTTGTGTTTATTATTAGAAAAAGTTTTGAAAAAGAGTTTAAAGCAATTTTTGATAAAAAGTTGGAAGGAAAAGCTGAAGTTGTTTATGTTTTTCAAGAAATTGATGATGTTCCCGAACAATATCAGAATCCCGAAAGAACCAAACCTTGGGGTACAGGTCATGCACTTTTAATGACTAAAGATGTTGTAAAAGAAAATTTTGCAATTATTAATGCAGATGATTTTTATGGAAAGGAAGCCTTTAAAATAATGGCGCAAGAGTTGGTTAAAATAGATCCTAATTCATATAATTTTAATATGATGGGATATTTGTTAAAAAATACTGTTTCAGAGCACGGTTTTGTTTCTAGAGGTGAATGTGAGGTTGATGAAAATGGTTTTTTAACAGAAATAAATGAAAGACTTCATATAGAAAAAGTGAATAACCACCTTATAAGAAAAGATGAAAATGGTGTATTTGTTCCAATAGATGGAGAAGCAGTGGTTTCTATGAATTTTTGGGGATTTACACCTAAATGTTTTGAGTTTGGAATAACTCTTTTTAAAGAATTTTTAGAAGAAAATAAAGGGAACTTAAAAGCAGAATTCTTTATTCCATTAATTGTAAATGAAATCTTAAAATCTGGTAAAGCAACTGTTGAAGTATTAAAATCGGATGCTAAATGGTTTGGAGTTACTTATAAAGAGGATAAAGAAATAGTTCAAAAAGAAATTGAGCTTTTACAAAAGAATAAAAGTTATCCAGCAAAACTTTGGTAA
- a CDS encoding phosphotransferase enzyme family protein, translated as MKLEHLQEAFNQFNHNSKFLSHSELASGHINDTYLVKTSAGINYVLQRINHGVFKNVPGLIFNKVNVSKHLQNKLAYLPKYELNRKVLSFVETKNGDYYYIDAEGNYWNLMVYIDNSITFETVPNADVAYEGGKLIGGFLNLTSDFDASKLSEVIPKFHDMPFRFSQFEDALKVASEERLEKAEKYIDLVWSLKEEMHIIQKLKESGEIKLRVTHNDTKISNVLFDTNNKGLCVIDTDTVMPGVVHYDFGDAIRTICNSAAEDETDLEKVNFNLEYYKAYTKGFLEQVESVLTPTELKYLPLGAKTMIFIIALRFLTDYLNGDVYFKTKYPEHNLDRAKNQFKLIESMTQKMDVYSN; from the coding sequence ATGAAACTAGAACACTTACAAGAAGCTTTTAATCAATTCAATCATAATTCAAAATTTTTATCGCATTCAGAATTAGCATCTGGTCATATAAACGACACGTATTTAGTTAAAACTTCAGCTGGAATTAATTATGTGCTTCAAAGAATAAACCATGGTGTTTTTAAAAATGTTCCTGGTTTAATTTTCAATAAAGTAAATGTGAGTAAGCATTTGCAAAATAAATTAGCATACCTTCCAAAATACGAATTAAATAGAAAAGTACTATCGTTTGTAGAAACTAAAAATGGCGATTACTATTATATAGATGCAGAAGGTAATTATTGGAATTTAATGGTGTATATAGATAATAGTATTACATTTGAAACTGTACCTAATGCCGATGTGGCCTATGAAGGTGGAAAATTAATAGGAGGTTTTTTAAACTTAACAAGCGATTTTGACGCGAGTAAACTATCTGAAGTAATTCCAAAATTTCACGATATGCCATTCCGTTTTTCTCAGTTTGAAGATGCTCTAAAAGTAGCTTCAGAAGAAAGGTTGGAAAAAGCTGAAAAATATATAGATCTTGTTTGGAGCTTAAAAGAAGAGATGCATATTATTCAAAAATTAAAAGAATCTGGAGAGATTAAATTAAGAGTTACACATAACGATACTAAAATATCTAATGTGCTTTTTGATACAAATAATAAAGGGTTATGTGTTATTGATACAGATACAGTAATGCCTGGTGTTGTGCATTACGATTTTGGTGATGCAATTAGAACTATTTGTAATTCTGCGGCCGAAGATGAAACAGATTTAGAAAAAGTAAATTTTAATTTAGAATATTATAAGGCGTATACAAAAGGATTTTTAGAGCAAGTTGAGTCTGTATTAACACCAACAGAATTAAAATATTTACCACTTGGAGCCAAAACAATGATTTTTATAATAGCACTTCGATTTTTAACAGATTATTTAAACGGAGATGTTTATTTTAAAACCAAATATCCAGAACATAATTTAGATAGAGCAAAAAATCAATTTAAATTAATTGAAAGTATGACTCAAAAAATGGATGTTTATAGCAACTAA
- a CDS encoding sugar MFS transporter: protein MTQSSKNSTLVPILIIAGLFFIFGFVTWINGALIPFMKTINELTDAQSYLVASASYISFVVMALPASYILEKVGYRKGMSLGLFIMAIGALVFIPAAEARTYWVFLAGIFIQGVGMTILQTASNPYITILGPIESGAKRIAIMGIANKTAGALGSLIFGAILLAGIDEVKEKLSTASLEEKTHLLDTMADSVFMPYLIMAIVLFVLGILIRKAPLPHVEASPIEEDESGETTKTSIFQFPHLWLGVLTLFVYVGAEVIAGDTIISYGISLGFTGEEAKFFTTYTLMAMVGTYALGVFLIPKYLNQGTALKISATLGIIFSVCILFTTGFTSILFVAALGIANALVWPAVWPLTLEGLGKYTKTASALLVMAISGGAIIPPLYGRLVDANKHELITSGINEAEALATAATSSYWILIPCYALILYFALSGHKLGMKKK, encoded by the coding sequence ATGACACAATCAAGCAAGAACAGCACATTAGTCCCGATACTTATTATTGCAGGACTATTTTTTATTTTCGGATTTGTAACTTGGATTAATGGCGCATTAATTCCTTTTATGAAAACCATTAACGAATTAACCGACGCACAATCTTATCTTGTGGCCTCTGCATCCTATATCTCTTTTGTAGTAATGGCTTTACCAGCTTCTTATATTTTAGAAAAAGTTGGCTATAGAAAAGGAATGTCTTTAGGTTTATTTATTATGGCAATTGGAGCCTTGGTTTTTATTCCTGCGGCAGAAGCAAGAACCTATTGGGTTTTCTTGGCAGGTATTTTTATTCAAGGGGTTGGTATGACAATCTTACAAACAGCTTCAAATCCATACATTACAATTTTAGGGCCTATTGAAAGTGGTGCAAAAAGAATTGCCATTATGGGAATTGCAAATAAAACAGCAGGAGCTTTAGGTTCACTAATCTTTGGAGCTATTTTATTAGCAGGAATAGATGAAGTAAAAGAAAAATTAAGTACGGCTTCTTTAGAAGAAAAAACACACTTATTAGATACTATGGCAGATAGTGTTTTTATGCCTTATTTAATAATGGCTATAGTACTATTTGTATTGGGTATTTTAATTAGAAAAGCTCCATTACCTCATGTAGAAGCATCTCCAATAGAGGAGGATGAATCTGGAGAAACAACTAAAACAAGTATCTTTCAATTTCCACATTTATGGCTAGGTGTATTAACATTATTCGTTTATGTTGGTGCTGAGGTAATTGCTGGAGATACCATTATTTCTTATGGAATTTCTTTAGGGTTTACCGGTGAAGAAGCTAAATTCTTTACAACTTATACTTTAATGGCAATGGTTGGAACATACGCATTAGGTGTATTTTTAATTCCAAAATATTTAAATCAAGGTACTGCATTAAAAATAAGTGCAACTTTAGGTATAATATTTAGTGTTTGTATTTTATTTACAACAGGATTTACATCTATTTTATTTGTTGCAGCATTAGGTATTGCAAATGCATTGGTATGGCCAGCAGTTTGGCCTTTAACATTAGAAGGATTAGGAAAATATACCAAAACAGCATCTGCATTATTGGTTATGGCAATTTCTGGGGGAGCAATTATACCTCCATTATACGGTAGATTGGTAGATGCTAATAAGCACGAGTTAATAACAAGTGGTATAAACGAAGCAGAAGCATTAGCAACAGCAGCAACAAGTAGCTATTGGATATTAATACCTTGCTATGCCTTAATATTATACTTTGCCTTATCTGGACATAAATTGGGAATGAAAAAGAAATAA